Proteins encoded in a region of the Suricata suricatta isolate VVHF042 chromosome 10, meerkat_22Aug2017_6uvM2_HiC, whole genome shotgun sequence genome:
- the TMEM19 gene encoding transmembrane protein 19: MTDLDDNICKKYIKMITNIVILSLIICISLAFWIMSMTASTYYGNLQPVSPWRWLFSVVVPVLIVSNGFKKKSLDHSGALGGLVVGFILTIANFSFFTSLLMFFLSSSKLTKWKGEIKKRLDSEYKEGGQRNWIQVFCNGAVPTELALLYMIENGPGEIPIDFSKQYTASWMCLSLLAALACCAGDTWASEVGTVLSKSPPRLITTWEKVPVGTNGGVTVVGLASSLLGGTSVGVAYFLTQLVFVNDLDVSAPQWPIIAFGGLAGLLGSVVDSYLGATMQFTGLDESTGMVVNSPANEVKHIAGKPILDNNAVNLFSSVLVALLLPTAACQFWPIE; this comes from the exons ATGACAGATCTTGATGacaatatatgcaaaaaatacataaagatgatCACTAATATAGTTATATTGAGCctgatcatttgcatttctttagcTTTCTGGATTATGTCTATGACTGCCAGCACCTATTATG gtaATTTACAGCCTGTTTCTCCTTGGCGTTGGCTGTTTTCTGTTGTCGTTCCTGTTTTGATCGTCTCTaatggctttaaaaagaaaagtctggaCCACAGTGGGGCCTTAGgag GACTCGTGGTTGGATTTATCCTAACCATTGCAAATTTCAGCTTTTTTACCTCTTTGctgatgtttttcctttcttcttcaaaaCTCACTAAAtggaagggagaaataaagaagCGTCTAGATTCAGAATACAAAGAAG GCGGGCAGAGGAACTGGATTCAGGTGTTCTGTAATGGAGCTGTGCCTACAGAGCTGGCCCTGCTGTATATGATAGAAAATGGCCCCGGGGAGATCCCAATAGATTTTTCCAAGCAGTACACTGCTTCCTGGATGTGTTTGTCTCTCTTGGCTGCACTGGCCTGCTGTGCTGGAGACACGTGGGCTTCGGAAGTTGGCACCGTTCTGAGTAAAAGCCCGCCAAGGCTAATAACAACCTGGGAGAAAGTTCCAGTTG ggACCAATGGGGGTGTCACAGTGGTGGGCCTTGCCTCCAGTCTACTTGGTGGAACCTCGGTGGGCGTTGCGTACTTCCTTACACAGTTGGTTTTTGTTAATGATTTGGACGTTTCTGCTCCCCAGTGGCCAATTATTGCATTTGGGGGTCTGGCTGGATTACTAGGATCAGTTGTAGACTCATATTTAGGAGCTACAATGCAATTTACTG GTTTAGATGAAAGCACCGGCATGGTGGTCAACAGCCCGGCGAACGAAGTGAAGCACATAGCAGGGAAGCCGATCCTTGATAACAACGCGGtgaatctgttttcttctgtCCTCGTCGCCCTCTTGCTCCCAACTGCTGCTTGCCAGTTTTGGCCCATTGAGTGA